DNA sequence from the Centropristis striata isolate RG_2023a ecotype Rhode Island chromosome 17, C.striata_1.0, whole genome shotgun sequence genome:
GTACATAAATACAgcttaaaatgaagaaaacagtgCAAATACCAACATTGTGCTTCCCAACAGCTTCACAGCACTCCTCGAGGAGCGGTGACTGACTCTTTGGTTGCTGTTGTCATAGTTTATAACAAGTTTAAAGGGATAAGAcaccaaataaaacacactttttctacAGTCATACAGTGAAACATACATCTTGGCTTAAAATGCATAAggtttttctagattttttgtgccaaaaagggggaaaaaatgcctCTGGATGGTTAATTGTGTGCAAGACTTTCTCTAaaaactccacacacacatacacactcctgTCTGACCGTTCTTGTGCCcatattattactatattattttCACAATAAGAGAGGTTAGGTTTTCTGAGCTATTTAACACCAAAATTCTTCTGGGTCATACTATATtacatggggaaaaaaatcacaaaacacagaTTTCAGTGCCTCGGTTATGTACTATTTAAATGTATTGCGTAGGCCCCATTCCAATACTTCTACATCCTTCATTTAAGTCAGATGACTGTTTGTTAAACCCCTTTTAAACCTGAACAAGGCACAGCAGGTACATATATATGTTGAAATGGTGAGCATGAGGCTGTAGTAAGAGCAATACCTTGTATATATAAAGTTTGagagttgtgtctttttgtttttagctgtaccaaaatcaaaaacacaaactgcaaACTTTAGCATGCCTGGATAACGAGCTTACTACCAGTGGTAACTTAGGTTCAAGGCCAAGGAGCACATCATTTGCTAACTGCATTATTTTGTGGAATATGGACTAAATTAACGGTTCTGTCCTGCACATGTTGTTGAACATGTGGCTTCACAGTCTTTCACCATTAAATCATGAATTTAGCCTTCATTAGtatattttacaggtttttttggtttaaaaagagTCAGCTTGGAGCAAAAAAAGTTGGCTTATTGGCTAACACTATATTTGTAGATGGAGTTTTTAGCCAATTCAGTGAATTGGTGTCAGCTTTttagctaacgctagctaaCTAAATGTATAGATCcccttttttttagcattaaatCTTGTATTTAGGTGTCTTGAGtttattttacaggtttttttgtttaacacTACTTAACTACAACTGTAGATTAAGTTTTCAGCCAATTCAGTGAGTTGGTGTCGGCATtttagctaatgctagctaactACAGCTTAAAATTGCGTTCTTTTTGGCATTAAATCatgttatatttgtatattttaggggggggggggtttggttGAAAGAGTCAGCTAAAAGCCAAAATTTGGCTAATTGGCTAACACTACTTAACTACAACTGtagatgctttttttttgccaatacATTGAATCAGTGTCAGCTTTTTAGCTAACACAAGGCTTTTTTAGCATTAAATCATGTATTTAGCCATCATCTgtatattttacagtttctttttgttttaagagtcagCTGGACGAAAAAAGGTTGGCTAATTGGCTAACACTAACTAACTATCAACAACCGTAGATTGAGTCTTTTAGCCAATACAGTGAGTTGGTGTTGCCTTTttagctaacgctagctaaCTACAGCGAATAaagtttgttattgtcatttcagCTGACAAAATTCTGCAGCCTGCTTTAGTGTACCTCCATGTAAAAATGATGAACCATTgtttgaaagaaaatgtaatgtaaatccTCATTGTTCTTAATGTAAACTGCATATTGCTGTGCTAGCATGGTGAACTTGATAGGCATAGTAAATTAAATAAGGGGGGAGGGCTTAACAAACAGCCATTTATAATAATCTTCTCATCTTTTTGAGAAAATCTGTTTTACGATTGTCATGGATTAGTTTTTTTGGAACGGGGCCGCTGAGTGGTGCTCTATCCCTGCACTGTGTGACCCAATTATTGCAAAGGTCATGGCGCCATGAGCCCAGGgagttagggttgggttagggttgggttagggttgagTTAGGGTTAAGTTAGGGTTGAGTTAGGGTtgagttagggttgggttagggttgagTTAGGGTTGAGTTAGGGTTAAGTTAGGGTTAAGTTAGGGTtgagttagggttgggttagggttgggttagggtgagttagggttgggttagggttgagTTAGGGTTAAGTTAGGGTtgagttagggttgggttagggttgagTTAGGGTTGAGTTAGGGTTAAGTTAGGGTTGAGTTAGGGTtgagttagggttgggttagggttgagTTAGGGTtgagttagggttgggttagggtgagttagggttgggttagggttgagTTAGGGTTGAGTTAGGGTGAGTTAGGGTtgagttagggttgggttagggttgagttagggttgggttagggttgggttagggttgagTTAGGGTTGAGTTAGAGTTGAGTTAGAGTtgagttagggttgggttagggttgagttagggttggggtagggttgagttagggttgggttagggttgagTTAGGGTTGAGTTAAGGTTGAGTTAGGGtgagttagggttgggttagggttgagTTAGGGtgagttagggttgggttagggttgagttagggttgggttagggttgagTTAGGGTTGGGCTAGGGTtgagttagggttgggttagggttgggttagggttgggttagggttgagTTAGGGTtgagttagggttgggttagggttgagTTAGGGTGacttagggttgggttagggttgagttagggttgggttagggttgggttgggttagggttgagttagggttgggttagggtgaGTTAGGGTTGAGCTAGGGCtgagttagggttgggttagggtgaGTTAGGATTGGGTTAGGGTtgagttagggttgggttagggtgggttagggttgagttagggttgggttagggtgaGTTAGGGTTGAGTTAGGGTtgagttagggttgggttagggttgggccAGGCGTTCCAGCGCCTCGCCCTCGCAGCGCATACAGTGGTAGCCGATGCTGGCCGTGACGTCGGTGCAGCCCTGGCTGAGGTAAAAGTCCAAAGATGCTTTGTTCCAGTCGAGGACGGTGAAGTTGAGCTGGTTGCAGCCTGCAGCCATGCCCAGCTATGGATGCAATGATCCAAGACATGTTTATATCAGGAGAAAAGGCCCAAGATTGAACATAATGTCATGTTATGGATCGTGTTTTACTCACCTGAGCTACCTTGCTCATTAGTGCTTTTCCAATGCCCTTCCCTGAAAGACAGATGTTATgaattaacattaacataattaattaatgagtTATGAGTAATATATGAGTAACATAATgggacaatatatatatatatatatatatatatatatatatatatatatataaaaattatatCTAATACTAAAATATTATTGAATTGCTTAATAGTCTTGAATTTTAAATTACAGTgatttctatgtaaaaatacaaaacatttacatATAATATTTGCTGagtgtaaaattaaggcaattttctgtttccttaaagtaaaactttatatttaatgtaaaaaaatggtaaaagaaatcataaaaaattgttaaaaaatctgCAGCCAATGTTTCCAAAAACGTACTATCAgtttttctacacacaaacacacacacatacatatacatatatatacatatatatttaaatacagatatttattgtatattatccgtttaaaaaaaaagagaaagaaattatctgtaaaatcaCTTGAACTTGacgtgtttggcaacttttgctgcaagactttttatgtttcatttaaactatttttttttttacagggtaCGTACACGTACAtagatgtgtttttaaaaaaatgctgctcATTTTCTCTAGGCCAATTTCACAAATTGTATTTACTTCATTACAACAATGACGTTTGTCTTTCAGACAGTGCTCTGTACCTCTGAACTCAGGCATCACGTACAAGTCCTCCATATAAACGCTTCTGCCTGCCCATGAGCTGTAGGAGAAGTAGTAAAGTGCATATCCGATCTTCGTGTGGCCTGaaaggaaatgatcagaaatgtaaaatcaatgcAAGAGGTACTGGTAGTGAGCAGGTGATTGGAGTTACAGTAATCTACTTTTAAAAGCAGCATAGCGACTCGGTTCTGTTGGAgatgttaacaaaaaaaaaagtaatttcagaCATGCCTGCACAGACAGTGAATGGGTGCAGCCCGGCAGGTTTGGTAGGTCAccagagggaaagaaagaagtCTGAGCAAAGGGAGATTATCTCAAGCAGTAAAACAACAATGAACGCTTATCAGAAATCTATCATTAACCAACAGTTAAACTTTCAACTTTAGACCTTACTATTGTCCTTGAGGGTCAACATCTACATTTTATCACCTTACCAAATTGATATGGCCACTGTACCAGATAAAAACTGCTCACCTAACACATCCAGCTGATATTACACATAATTAATTTGCCTTGTATAATCCACCAGTCACTCTCCTTCATCGTTGTCTTGTTTCACACAggaaatatttctttctttagctgctaaatgctccaatATGTTCAAAGCTAGTCGCTAACTTTGTCCTTTATCTGCCAATTGGTGGGTCatgaaaccaaaacaataagCTTAAAGATGCTAAAATGCTCTGTAGAGATGTGCATGGATTTTCATTTCGGACTATGCATATCTGACTACAGTTTTCAGTTTGTTGTCAGTACTTCTTTTGGCACCAGTTCTAGTTAACTGTGTCCATCGTGTTCAGCCAGTCAGTCTTGATCTTGAAGAACTCCAGTATTTTACCATTGGAACCAGCTATCATAACCTAAACCTATAGAGGAGAGGGAAACAACAAAGCTGTGTAATAATCCTCAATTGGTTTGTCATTACGAGCccttattagggccacggggcaatcgcaccaagcactattgttatactgtggattttttcttcttcctcttccggacgcactTTCGTACcgcaaattatatatcaaaatgtgcagtttgatcgggatcagtgcGCGAtaacttttctctacggaatacgaatttgaAACTgcacaaaattttgcattgaagtgaatgggacggccgaaaaaaaatgagcgaaaaagaacaataattggagatttttaaacgtctacttctccggcataatttcacctagagactccatttaaactttaaacagtagacacaagtcttgtgtatcggtgtattaatccacgtttcgataggtcatatagttttttatcaatccctgttcaatgaccatgatcatttttggagaaattctgagattataatggatgtgtattgcacggaatgttcgtgtcacagtgtgtgacatcatcgctcagagtgtagagggagagaaaaaactgtcaaaaaatacatttgaaaactgcgctccaggctgcaaattccacaaataatttatacatagaaacgcaggaaaatttgtcttctcactcacaatcctctggcaaagctgtcagagttatagtttgggcgtaggacgcacagatgcgccaccaacacgcaccaacagcctcattggctcccatattaaaaatgcaggaagatttctgaaaaagggagatggaacagtttttttagatcgctctaacaaagctattttttcatttttcttaaaaaacaacaacatatgtagacgttcaggaagaactcaggacgctcaaagtgaagtcggatcaatgatagatattatggttttgccaaaaatgctttctgttcgaggccagaaatttcagtctgtccacctctgttacgaaacattggcagttggtggcagttaattctgttgattgctctgattgcctttgatctttgctgtgattacagttacagataaacacacacacatgcgcgtcagcatgcacactcctccagatacacatgcttcaaacacacacacacacacacacacacacacacactttgaggttaaagggcataggttgctgtataaataaatacttgaaaaggaatgcttgttgtaggtgtgctccttgtatattatttagtatcataacattactagtattaattgtttgaaatgaaGAATCttatcatagtgtacacacaccggcagtagcccccgtggccctttcagaatttccccagaggaaattttctagttaatcttaaaatattgattagtgcatctactaaaaaaaattctgaatctTATTGGTGGGCCatgaaaccaaaacaataagCTTATAGATGCTAAACTGCTCAAGTGAACTCATCTCATGCAGAAATAGAGTGGTGGAGAAGCTGTTTGCTGGATTATCATGGAGACGATAGTGGACAGTGGTGAGTGACTGTATGGAAAAAGTGCTGTGTCATGGAAGAAAAGGGCCCAGCTGGGCAGCAGAGCGTATGTTAATGTTCCCATTCCTTTATTCTGAGGGAAAGCAGCGAGTTAGCCTTGTTAC
Encoded proteins:
- the sat2a.1 gene encoding thialysine N-epsilon-acetyltransferase, producing the protein MDFSIRAANVEDCKDIARMILELAEYEKVADHVKVTQRDLEQDGFSKNPFFHGIVAEVPEQHKTKEGHTKIGYALYYFSYSSWAGRSVYMEDLYVMPEFRGKGIGKALMSKVAQLGMAAGCNQLNFTVLDWNKASLDFYLSQGCTDVTASIGYHCMRCEGEALERLAQP